CAATGCTTCTCTATGTTTCCTGATGAACTCCCTAGCACTGCCATTGGCCCATGGAGGTAAGACAACATCACCAACCTGCCAAGAAAACCACGTCCAATGATAAACAATCTGGTCAAGGGTTAATTTGTAAGATTGTTAAATGGTTTTTTAGTACAGCAGTTGTTTTTCGGTTCATTATTGCTCCCCTTTTATATCTACAAgtattttgaattaaaatttttggTCCAACTCCTTTCCCACTATCCCACATGGCGCACAGCCTAACCCCAATACGCTGATAGACCATAATATGCAAGTAAATTTAAAGGGTGTGCTACTGAATTAATCATAAAAGATATTagaataaagaataataaataaaacttGTAGAAACCTTTTCTCCAGATTGTTTCTCTCCCAAGTCAAGGTTGAACGTATTTTCGAGGAATTCTGGCATGTAAAAGAATTCTGGAATGAGTTCCTTCACGTCTGACGTGTTTCCCTTTCCAGCTGCACTTATCCAAGTATCTCTAATGCTATTGAATAGACGATCAGCATGGTCAAACTGCCCAACAAGGACCATCAATGTTTAAATACTAACCTCGGCTTTTCTCTGCAACTTTGCTTCCCCTTCAGCATCAATGCTATCTAATTTCAACAGTTGTCTCATCAGCAGCTCCGTTGATACTACGAATTCTTTATCTTCAACATTTGTGCCACCATTAACAGCTACTTGCAAGGCAGCAACCTGTAGAGATAACAATATAATGAACATGCTCCCAAAATATAAACCAGCATTGAATCCCATTACAGAGCAAAATCAAGTATTTTGAAAAACTCCAAGGGAAACTTACCCTATCTGCAAGCTTATCAACCTCAGACCGAACATCAGCAATGGCTGCTGATGCCTTCGAAAGCTCACCACTTCTCTCGACCTCTTCTACCACCTTAACATCTTCCACGACCTTCCTCTGCTTGTTTGTCTTGTTCTCCAAGAGTAAAATCTTTGACAAATTCTTCACCCCTGCGGTATGCAAATGCTCATCATCATCCTTCTCCTTACCTCGAAATAGTAGTCTCTGCTCTTCAAGCTGCAAACCGGTTATTGCCACCAGATGCTTTTTCATATCGCCTGCAAAAGAAGTAACACACACAAAATCACCAACATGGGAACTAGTCCAAACTCCATTATAAGTACGCACGTCAGCATGTGCCAGATACCATGAATGGGGAAAGTTCATTTACCATCAATCCACATAAACAGAACGAAACAACAATGTCAAACAAAACAAGTTAGTTTCCAACTCCCCAATCCCAGTTCCAGACAAATGAAAGAAGACATTGAGAAAGTCAATATTCATACAAACAAACATATACAAACAAACATACAAACAAACCAAGAAGTAAGCGAGAATATTGTTCCTCAGAAATCTTTCTTCAATCTGCCTTCTTCCTCAGAAATCTATATGCAAGAAAAGCAATAAAGATTATGAACAATCCTTCCCAAATATTAGAATTCGAAAGAATCCAgaggaaaataaaattatctgAGCATCCTGCATACCCTCATCTGCATCTTTCTCCTCCTCCATTCTTGTTCTGTTAATATTTCTCGAACCTTCAATTTTAGCTCTTGCTTGAATTCTTCTGTACTCTCATACTGTTGCTCATATTTTCCCTGTGCCAAATCAACATGGCATTAACATCATGGGAACCAAAATCCAAAATTATAGCATATTGTGAAAGGCAAAGGAAGGAAATCAAAAAGCACcattaatttagaaaatattgtGTTTTACCCCTTGTAAAATAAGGGCGCCAAGCTAAATTAATCGAATGCAAACATGAGATTTAACACTAAGACCAAACGTCACCGTTACCAAAAGACAGATATCGCTTGATCACCGTTTTTCCACAGAAACGAAAAACTCAGATTgctccgccgccgccgccgccgccgtagTGGTGTTTCATGGCATCAATTTCATCTCCATCTTCCAACCCCAGCTAAGAATCACACCCAAATCAACCAACATGACCACACAAAAActgaaatcaaaataaatttaaattaaaaaaaaaaaaaaaaaaaagaaccccTTTTAGAAAAAGCTTGGAAAAACCTCTTCCGCGGTTTGGGTTCCAGCAATGGGATGGCCGTCCACGAGAAAAGCAATGGTACTGAACTCTAACTCTTGTCTTTTACAGTAAGAATACATGAGTTTGCTGAGTTCGGATTTCTTAGAAATCCTGAAATACACTTCGCTCCCATCCTAACAATGAAGTCAAGCACAACACAAACCCAATCAAACATTACATTTCCAGTTTGGTTTcaaggaataaaaaataaaaaaaaaaaaaaaaaaaaaaactgcaaAATGGAAGATGGAATCAGAACCTGGCCATTCACTTTGAGGTTGACGTACTCTGACTCGGGTTTGTGAGCACTTggatgagattgagaaagggGTTAGGGATGCGGACGACATTGTAAAATATTGTGAGCACTTGGTTTTACCCCTTGGTTTGTGAGCACTTCAGTTTTCCCATTAAAAAGAGGTTAGGGATGCGGACGACAAATAGATCCAAAGcaaaagaaacacaaacaaaCACATTACATATTCAAAAAGGGATGGAAGAAACTGACGACGACGACAGGGATGGAAGAATCTGATGTATGCTGGTGGTGGTGGCGGCAGCTGtcgaagaagagagggaagaaagtgatgagattgagaaaggtgaaagaaatttgagaaagatgattgagaagggtgaaagaaatttgagaaagatgaaaaatagtgtgtaggagggtttgagaaaagagtaaagtaagagagagaaagttgaatttttacaaatttaaaaaataaaaataaaataaaaatgggctttaatgtcagttcaaaaaaagcagggtgtttaatgtcggttttaaaccgacattaaagctctatctttaatgtcggtttaaaaccgacattaaacatccgccttttgaaaaacgacattaaagcccatttttcacttttttcacccgacattaaagactagatttcttctagtgactggttagattccgttgttgacgttgagtgtactccataACAATGATGCTGTcatgagtgctgggcgggccccactacgacaaagacgatgggagtgctgggcgggccccactacatcgtagagcttgtaaacgttgttgtactgggtgtaccctacacaacgtagatttgtcatgttagttaaaattcttcgatatacttgatatccctttctagatttcaatgatgaacatgctgagtatttaaggaagctattcttactactacacgtttacatttacgacttgtataaacagatttatatgtgtaaagttttcacgtgctcttatctttaaattcgtAGTTTTAAAcagagtcactcactgagcttcatagctcaccctttccaaaatgttttacccattttccaggtagagatcgagtttccGGTGCCTGATAAACTTatttagtctgctgaagctctgTTATCGATTAcaagtacgtgttttgagttgggcataaagtctgttgtgttatgatgtatatacacccctatatgttatagatactccacagtttgtataagctttaggagctgtagttgtgtaaatttttgttggttatattttgattaaggtgtctttaggtttacccgtgaaatcagtaaattttgaggtacacttcatgtatgtgttttgattagcctaggatccgctgtgttttgttgcatgtataatagtttatatactagattggcaagttcatcacatgaaagttttaagcagagtcgacagatacaggtatagaaaagcgttgttcgtcggcttcacacCATCTTTCGAtttaaggtagcaggtagtccgagagggggtgtgacaatttagaaagtgggccgcatccatagtatctcttaataaagcgcccaacctttaatcttatactatagactatttagactatttactcgaacttaatccatgtttatgtctctacataaagttcaagtttactcaaaaaatagtcttgggatctatgtttattggttttaagaatatagtatttaatttctccataacaactttattgaaaagaatatgattacaaactatgagttttaggacattaattccaacaaactcccacttggactaaaactcctagtgggaTGAAAATGTTCGAATTTAAacataagagagaataatacatatgattacaaactaggGCATATGCCCGttaagtctcccacttgtcctagtttacaaacatcgTAGACCTAAACTCTGTAGGTGGCTCTTAatcactttagccgtgagagccTTTGTAAAAGGATGAATAATATTTTGCTCGAAAGAAATATGGGTTACTACAACGTTACCACGATGTACAATTTTcctgataagatggtacttgcATTCAATATGCTTTCCCCATTTATGGCTTCTAGGTTTtcgtgaatttgcaactgcaccactgttgtcacagtaTATAGTGATTgacagatgcatatttggaacaatttcCAGATCAGTTAAGAACTTCCTTAGCCATACTGCTTTCTTTGCTGCTTTGCAAGCTGcaacatattcagcttccattgTGGAGTCGGCTATACAACTCTGTTTTACgcttctccatactactgctcctccgtttagagtgaatattgattatgatgtagactttctagcatctttatccatttggaaatcagaatcagtctacccagtaaggatcaaatccttagtaCCATAATcgagcatgtagtcttttgttcttctaagatattttagaatattcttaacgacTGTCCAGTGATCACGTCCAGaattggactgatacctactgaccaTCCTTACTAAAaagcaaatgtcaggtctagtacataacattgcgtACATCAAACTTCCAACAGCGGAAGCATAGGGAATttttctcatatcctcaacctcttgaggtgtcttaggacattgttcttttgacaaatgaattccatatttgTACGACAAcagaccctttttggaattctgcattTCATATCTAGACAGCATTTTTTcaatataagatgcttgagagACATGGCTAATGTTCTATTTTTACGGTTTCAAACAATTTGGATTCCAAGAACATATTATGCATCTcccaaatattttattttaagttgcgtagctagccatttcttgatATCAGTAAGATAACCTAtgtcattcccaatgagtaaaatatcatctacatataaaactaagaatgctacaacGGAATTGACGAACTTTTTGTAAACATAAGGTTcgtcaacattttgttcaaagcCATAAGacttgatcgcagtatcaaattttatattccaggatctagatgcttgtttcaaaccataaatggatttctgaagcttacaaactttttgttcttgaccctttTTAATAAACTCCTCTAGTTTAGCCATATAGatactctcctcaagatttCCATTTAAAAAGGCTATattgacatccatctgccaaatttcataatcataaaaagtggcgatggataagagtattctaatggACTTAAGCATGGAAACAGGAGAGAATGTTTCTTCATAGTCCACTTCTTCTCTttgggtataaccctttgccacAAGTCGAGCCTTGAAAGTATGTACTTTACCAActtggtctcgttttctcttgtagatccatttacaaccaataggttttatgttatttggttgatctactagagtccagacaAAATTAAAGAACATAGACTCTATTTCGAGGTtcatggctttgatccattagtcagatctacatcattcattgcttgtttataggttaatggatcctctatgccatcatcaggtatgaCAACATGAGTTTCACTTAAACCTAAGTAGCGATTAGGCTGATGAACAACCTTTCCACTACATCGAGGCtctctcaactcttgagaaggatgtgtttgaccagatatcttagttttatcaactactttagtggatgaacttgGTTTATCTGAAGCACTCTTGGAAATCTCATTTAACACTAATTTACTGCGAGGTTGATGATCCCTgatgtggtcttcctctaaaAATGAGACATTTGTTGATCTacatactttattttcttgaggatcgTAAAACAGACCACTTCTAGATTCCTTTGGATATCCTACAAATagacataattttgaacgatgttTCAATATTTTAGGATTTTGTACCAACACGTGTGTCGGACATTCCCA
The sequence above is drawn from the Cucumis melo cultivar AY chromosome 2, USDA_Cmelo_AY_1.0, whole genome shotgun sequence genome and encodes:
- the LOC103504384 gene encoding BEACH domain-containing protein A2-like gives rise to the protein MVLVGQFDHADRLFNSIRDTWISAAGKGNTSDVKELIPEFFYMPEFLENTFNLDLGEKQSGEKVGDVVLPPWANGSAREFIRKHREALESDFVSENLHHWIDLIFGYKQRGKVLSLSGFKLERFYEGWKEGWSDYVECVK